The genomic stretch agcagtgctgttttctgcaagtgctccacccttattgcagcccttgtttgttccacgtacttcttgagatttttgctcactgttctcagggctccgacaattattggtactactgctacctttttcatcgaccataactgcttaacttcccaagctaacctatcatatctctcgacttttctttcttctttatcgcataccttgttgtcagctggggatgctatatctatgatccaacatagtttgttttctttctcaattaagactatgtccagcttcctattcacaatctcatggttgcactgaatcataaaattccataggatctttgcatttctattttcaacaATGCCTTCAGGTCTGTGGTTGTACCAatattttgctctgtcaagtccatacttgtggcaaagtgtccaatggacaagcctggctatattgtcgtggtgcctattatattccttctgggctagagGTGTACactgactggtaatatgccattcggtttcaccattttgtccacagattcttcaCTTATCATCTTCTGCTGTgttatctattctgtattttatgtagtttgttcttagtgcttgatcttgggcagcacagattagaggcTCCATTACTGGTTTTacatcacttttagtcatccacagccatcttttttctctgtctgtcttatcttcaacatccctatgaaattgaccatgcattcttttctttacccacctattttcaatttcattcgttttcaattttctatttcttgtacagtgctttaccTTCGATTATTTTTGcctattttctgtttcattcattttcaattttttgtatAGCACTTTATctttgattcttcttcttcttattattattattatctataattTGTCCCTAGAATGTCTCCCCATTCACTGTTCTggaaaataggaaaaagaaaaacaattttttttattatttaactcCTTCAGTTTTATACAACCACCTGATTTACGGGACCTTATTTAGTTGCTTACATTTCAGTCAGGTGTCCACTTTCAAGATAACTTCCTCTGTCCCACTTGTCTCAAATACTCTGAAAAAAATGGCCTTTCCACCTCCAACTTAGAAAAACAAATCAAACAGAATTTACAGTATtcacttttattataatttttattattataatttttattattattattatcatcatcttcatcatcttcatcatcctcattattattattattattattatcttttttgtgtgtgttgtatttcatACTTTTATATTGTCCTCAAGggaccttgtggccaataaaagaaatcatcatcaacatcatatcatcatcagcatcatcagcatcctcaaaatcatcatcatcatcattaacatcatcatcgttgtcattaaatttattgttataattatattaaaatgcaCCATCATGACACTGTGTCTTTGGATTCCCTGGTGCCAGATTTCAGGAAAGTCTCAGCAGCTAATTTCATTCCTTTAATTGACTAATAAACAGAGCAATAggtccttttttatatatatagatagtttaggactattttttgttgttgcatttCTTGAATGTCGAATATAAAGTACATActgcaagtgagagagagattcaatTGTCCAGTTCTCTCATTGAAATAAAACAActaaaaattgatattatttttattttttcattgatatacacattcttatataaaatagacatacacatactcacatatacatctgcacacatgtacatatacattcacaaacacgcatgcatgtatacacacatacatataaacaaacatgcacacacataatacaaaaatttcaatttattattacttCTAAATTTTCAGTTACTTTTTAAAGTTAGGAATCTCTGTATTTCAGGTTATCCAGGGTCATTCACACACTAATGATCTCTTTCATACCTTGACAatttaataaatctttttttctGGAGGGAAGAATTCTGAGATGGTTTAACTATATATGCCTCTTACTTAATTATTTAACTATCAATCTTACCTgtacatttgtttgtatataagaCAGTGCATCTAAATTGGCTAGCCATGTATGGAATTTGAAAAGCAGCTTCACAGCACATGCAATTAAGTGGAGAATAGTGAAGAAATTCAAGCCATATGTTAATGGATCTCAGAAATGCAACTTATGTATAGCAGAAAGATCTCATATTATTCTTAGATCCAGCAATTTCAACACACTGCTTAATttaagatctgaaatttttagcAAGTGTAAACACATGGacaggttttttgtttttttaatcaaattgaaGGGCACCACCCACTCTGGATTGAGCTGCTGTCATGCAAACattgacaaaattattaaccatcttacaaacaataactctgagcaccttttcaaactccacccgtctaacacccgtggacatatttacaaagtcagaaaacagcacagctcccatgactttaggaaacattttttcacgctaagagttgctgaagcatggaacaagctaccggcatcagttgttagttgtcggagcactgcatccttcaaaacttccatgctttctgagattcgccaacactacacctgattttctcccctccatacacacacaagcatgtatctgactcatacattgttcgctttccagacatttgtacattactgcatatactttatacgcactttctgacaagttgtggtgcacctgagcactgtatacaataatttcattatattatattatattatattatattatattatattttccgTTATCTTGTTCTAAACTAATTCTGCAATCAGAGAGGATGAGGATCTTAGTTTTCttgatttcatttcttgtttCTCGTTCCGTTTTCTGCACCAACCTTCTTCACATTTCTCCcatgtctatttttattttcttattgcctAGACatccttgtttttaaaatatatatatataatgcacagacagagcctgaaagattgctttaaggTACATGGCATATTTTATGAATATGCCTGctcaagtatcataaaagcatgaaactattagtagctctttcggttgtgtatttaaattgatatatatgtatgtacatatgtatgtatagatgtgtcaAATCTAATTTTGTTTACCAAAATTTctacctctcactctttctctctctctctctctctctttctctctctctctctctctctctctctctctctctctctctctatatatatatatatatatatatatatatatatatatatatatatatatatatatatatatatatatatatatatgtaggtcccggttgagtcggggttaaccacagtaaataaggtactcaatacatagcagagtaaattaatttattttatagaaggagcttctacagaactagaactgtttcattcaaatgaaatcatcaggaagcttgctgtcaaaataagtcttggcatttatacatttgtatgcatttgtacaaatgtataaatgccaagacttattttgacagcaagcttcctgatgatttcatttgaatgaaacagttctagttctgtagaagctccttctataaaataaatatatatatatatatatatatatatatatatatatctgtcagtgTATCTATTCATTTGGCAATATAGTTGTCTATATATCtgctaaaatatgtatgtatgtttgtatgctatGTGTCTCTTCATCCATCCATGCACCTACACTGACATCCAACTATACACCACCATCCACCTACCCACCTATTTATTTACTCACTTAACacaattcatccatccattcaactTACCCACCCTTCTACCCATCTACCCATTCAGTCATCTACCCCATTCATTCACTCATCCGTTTATTTAGTCAGTTCAAGATCCCACCCGTTATCATCTTTATCTTCAAAAGGTTGCCGTATGTGTGGTATTTCATTACAGCCAAACCACCAATATGCTGTATCCCTCGGTCCATTCAGTACATATCGTCTCCTCTGTGCTGGCAAGTCAGCTCTGTAATACTCATTGccagtgaagaaataggtattcctgtTGATCCATTGTACTGCAGCCTGGAAGTCTGGCAGCTGGTTGAACAGTTTAATTCGCTTCTTCTCATACTTCCGTTGACGAGATTTCTTGCCTTTCAACAACCAGATTCGATTGTCTAAGATCGGAGAAAATGAAGAGAACGTTAATTATAAATCATTGTTGGAATAActtattattgatttaaaattttagcacaaggccatcgattttaggggaggggataggccaattacattgaccccagcgcttgactgatatttattttatcaaccccaaaaggatgaaggacaaattCAAccccagaggaatttgaactcagaatgtaaagacagacaaaatactgccaagcattttgcccggtgtgctaatgactcagccagcttaccgccttagcAATAACTTAATAGTATTGTCTTTATTATAAATAGTTTGAAAGGCAGTGGAGCTAGCAGAAATATTAGTGTACCAGACAAAATGCCAAGTAGTATTTCTTCTAACACCCtagatactgagttcaaatcctgccacagtcaactttgcctttcagtcccctgaaaaggaaagatttggctgctatttcatgcaTGCtcaagataaaataagtatcatctgAGTACAGGAGGTTGATGCAACTTACTTCCCCACacctcaaaattgttggtcttgagccaaaattttaaataattattaatgatttCAGAAATATACCATGTGTTTCTTGAAATAAAGAATTAAGTACATCtgggagaaaatatataaaaatagttgtGGTTAACATatcataataatactaaaactttagagatgtttgtgtgtaaccaaaatatctcagaaatagtatattttatcttaatttttttaatatttattttcatacttaccttcagcattgcagtacaaatttttgtgatatttggatCTCTATTTATTAATGCAAACAATTAAACACAGTTTTCGTTTGTTAATCTTGACAAAACATGGCTTCCATGatgtcaacacacatacacacatacagaatatacacacatataatgaatgtcatggcatgtcaatgaacacaaacacacatctgctatctgtgacatatacacacacatgcaaaaattaCTCACCAATTAACAGGTAGATTTTCCGGCCTAATTTAAAGGCTGATTCAATTTTGGTACCAGTTACATCCCATTCTTTGGCCCAGGGTTTTGGATAGAAGTGTTCCAGTTGGAAACCGTCCTCTGTGTGTCTGTAGCGCCAAACTAGGTTGCCCTTAAAAGGAaagcgataaaaaaaaaagtaaaaaaagcttATATAACAACTCAATATGCATTTTTTATAGAGCTCAgtagttaaaaagtttgctttgtaatcatggacaatctgagttcaattctgcaGGAAGTTGTGACTAgtaccggtgacatgtaaaaggcattcatgccagtgacacatgaaaagcacccaatacactccatagagcagctgtagaaaccaagccaaaacaggctGGAGCCTGATGCGGCTCTGTGGCTTATcatctccagtcaaaccatctaactcatgctagcttggaaaacagacaatgatgatgatgataatgatgatgatgatgacaatgatgagttgAACACTTTCAATAGGTGTCTTTGACCATGGTTTTAAGTTGACCCAAAACTTGTAAGATTAAGTAGACAGAGACTATTTAGGAAACTGCCAAATAGTCTGCATAGGGGGCATACTGATGTTAATTTATTACTTGATGTAACACCATCACCTGACCCTTGGATGAATTTAGCAGAGTTTGCTCCTTTGTAAGCATTTTGAACAGGTGTCCAGTGTAATGATGTCacaatcttccttctttctcctccaAGTTTTGATAGTCATAAAAAAACAGTATAAATGGGTGTAGGATAACGTCAGCAACTGGGTGCGTTGACCAGAAGCTGGGGCAACCAGAAGGGGTAGCCGTGAGACGTGCGCAGGCAGCGGGGATTCGGCCTTTCGAATCAGGGTCATCGAGGTGTGAGGACGTGGGAAGACGTCGCTAGGTTGGGTGCAGCAGCTGCTATCATTAGTGTTCGGGTTGGGGCTGTGTCGAAGGATCCGTTACCACCGAAGGGTCTCCATCACTAGGAAGAGAAGGTAAGTGCCTTTATATTTGTATCGCGCACACACTACAATGGGGACTGCCCTTTCTTCACTTACTAAACCCTAAATAAAGAAGATGTCACTAAATTTAGGAAAAAATTTAGTATAATGCACTGCATTCCAccctgattttattcaacatctttccctctcagattcacacacttattgcagtggtccttcagtttttctaagccctgtaaaaaactcAAAAGGTTGGACATCCAGCCAGGCCTTTCTCAATACCCATAAAgcaaggaaattttcagcaccttcttgtgtgtgtgtgtgtgtgtgtgtgtgtgtgtgatgttattGTTATGGGACCAGAAAATTCATAAGTTAAACGAATACTTCCTAACCTGTTGGATAGGATGGATCAGCCTGGTCTGTTTTAGCTGGTCTTGTGAAAactgccatatatgtgtgtgtgtgtgtgtgtgtgtgtacattcaataTAGCCCACCATTCAAACATACCTGccggaaagttcctggctttggataaaagaaaatacaagaggatcggttaattatgattttagtcaACATATTGAGctctcatattcacacatattgCAGTggaccttcagtttttctaagccctgtaaaagagctcaaggttgggcctccaatcaggcgtttcacgatacccttaaagccaggaacttttcagtgtcCCCTCACATGTGTTGCTCTGTACTTACAACAGAACACATTGTGTGTCAGTCCATTTTAACGTGTCCTTTGAATTgctgttagttgtttgaccaatGACCAAAATGCCGTAAGGAATCTGGATCACTTTTGGCTagacatcaacaaaaaaaaaaaacaatagtaaaaaaataaacaaacaaaagaaaacaataaataggCCAACTCACTTTTATTAGGTATGTGCTACCAAGGGCTGCTTTCTTTCGATTTTTACTGAAGGTCACTGCAGCATCTACAGACAAAGGACCCCTGGggaagacttcttgaattttcttTGGAAATGTGTAATCAACATTGATCTGGTTGAACCTGAACACCAGTTCATCTGAAATAAAACATTGATCACTACTTAACTTGCTAACaccttgatttcttttattttattctttaccaTCTCCACTTTCAGAAAGTAGATATCTACTCAACTTTTCTAACACCACATTTCAGTCATTATATTTCTCTGACCAATTCCACTGTACAACACCATGGGCAACTGCCTTCTAACAAAGACCTAAGTTGACCAATAACTTGCAAGTGAATTTacagaagtcatcatcatcaccatcatcatcatcatcatcatcatcgtttagcgtccgctttccatgctagtaggggttggacgattcaactgaggactggcgaaccagatggctgcaccaggctccaatcttgatctggcagagtttctacggctggatgcccttcctaacaccaaccactccaagagtgtagtgggtgcctttacgtgccaccggcacgagggccagtcaggtggtactggcaacagccacgctcaaaatggtgctttttatgtgccacctgcacaggagccagtccagtggcactggcaacgacctcactcaaatgtttttttcaggTGCCACCTACACAAATGCTAGtagctcgaatggtgtttttaatgtaccattggcatggaagccagcttgttgctctggcaatgatctcacttgtatggtactcttaatGCTCTACTatcatggatgccagtcatcgaatttgatgaCAGAAACTGAGCAGAAGCTCATCTAGTACATATAGTGGACTCTCCtgctgactccagtacttgaagATCTAACAGTTAAAATTGTAGCTGTTAGAAGGCAGTGagatggctgaattgttagcataccagacaaaatgcttagtggcatttcaaccatctttacattctgagttcaaattccaccaaagtcaactttgcctttcattctttcaaggttgataaaataagtaccagttgagcactggggttggtgtaattgacttacaccctaCCCCAAAAGCAACCTACACATTCACCTTGTTAATCTCTGCTGTGGTTACCACCAGAATCTATAGACATACAGAAGTAGATTGGACAGTGGTGGAGATTGTTACACCATGATCTCCGATCTATCGGCCTTTAACTAATCCCATAGTCTTTACTTAATGACCTCTTTCTTTGACCTATTCACTTTTTGACTGCTGTAGAACCTCATTCTATGACCTCTTCTCTTTATGAACTCTTGCTATGATAATACTCTATGACCTCCCTCTCTCACATAACCCCTGACCTTATCTTATAACCTTTACATTATGACAACCATtcttaaaaacaacaataaaaaattaaagcaTAATAATATTCTGAATCATGAGTATGATTTGAACTGATCACTCTAACGTTACGCTCAGCCACAAAACCACTAATCCatcttttgaaaaagaaaaagaaatttttttttaaaatccaaccTCTAAATCCATAGGTCAGGTGATCTGTTGCAACAGTGATAGCATCCAATCTGCCATCACAGTACTTTGGCCTAACTGTAGTTTGAGCTGATGTCAGTAAGGCCGAGGGTGAGGTCGTTGATGGCCCCAGTCTGGAGAAGCGGTACCAATATGGATAGGTTtgtcgttctgtctgtgtgtcttggcTGTGTGTCCACCAGAATCTGTCCCCAGCTGACATCGATGGGCTGGTCAAGTGGGAGCTGCTGACTGTTGTAGAACTTGAACCCTGTGACCCTGAATGGTCATCTTCAAAGTTCTCATCCTTGTTGGTTGACATATTACTAGAAACTGCAGTTTGGATGCCCTCAGAGGGACCTGTTGATTGAAAATata from Octopus sinensis unplaced genomic scaffold, ASM634580v1 Contig15453, whole genome shotgun sequence encodes the following:
- the LOC115230377 gene encoding collagenase 3 — protein: NYLIRYGYLHPGYGWFLGNTEAKIELQAALQRYQRVAGITVTGFFDENTFKMMRKKRCGVPDMNYAPSLGLREAISPRRKRRFALQGSKWKHREITYKVSDYPQNLSHHDVDATINAAFKVWSNITFLQFTWKPRDIVDINIRFLSGNHGDGMPFDGPDGITAHAFFPNSNNDDFDGDIHFDAEENWVLSNKADQKSGQISLLCQAIHQIGHSLGLFHSESISAQMWPYIMECNGTSVHADDIQALQSLYSPSEGIQTAVSSNMSTNKDENFEDDHSGSQGSSSTTVSSSHLTSPSMSAGDRFWWTHSQDTQTERQTYPYWYRFSRLGPSTTSPSALLTSAQTTVRPKYCDGRLDAITVATDHLTYGFRDELVFRFNQINVDYTFPKKIQEVFPRGPLSVDAAVTFSKNRKKAALGSTYLIKGNLVWRYRHTEDGFQLEHFYPKPWAKEWDVTGTKIESAFKLGRKIYLLIDNRIWLLKGKKSRQRKYEKKRIKLFNQLPDFQAAVQWINRNTYFFTGNEYYRADLPAQRRRYVLNGPRDTAYWWFGCNEIPHIRQPFEDKDDNGWDLELTK